From one Rhopalosiphum padi isolate XX-2018 chromosome 2, ASM2088224v1, whole genome shotgun sequence genomic stretch:
- the LOC132922627 gene encoding SAC3 domain-containing protein 1-like isoform X1: MALPVKGICMEMCPREEKIMRKSKKLVHQLECAPYKMVKCFSRSAAGSSLNKPHILRPPSVLKNTISYLLNEILTITNIPFNIVYDFIDDRLNSIKQDATIQEVSDQDWMAILPPIIRFHAYAAYKCYEYDVNTFDPFLNMKHFHESIFKIVKIFLQDSDRATDKLCSEMVSLLIVTNLGDFNVLQQALPFITKKNTLIKMSMVLSLNIMNGNFGQLFETYNTLPALHQCVISVQLPMLRKIILKSMCAGFNCKNNYFAISILTKMLLHNKPQETIKECQHYCLTVIDNKVELSKSSFNNEVDELHLKKKIIFNVNVSTIVLNN, from the exons atggcGTTACCAGTGAAAGGTATATGCATGGAAATGTGTCCAAGAGAGGAAAAAATTAT gagaaaatcaaaaaaacttgTACACCAGTTAGAATGTGCCCcatataaaatggttaaatgTTTTAGTCGTTCAGCTGCAGGTAGTTCATTAAACAAACCTCATATTTTAAGGCCGCCATCAGTTTTGAAGAATACCATATCATATCTTTTAAATGA AATACTCACAATTACTAATATACCGTTCaatattgtttatgattttattgatgaccgtttaaattctataaagcAAGATGCCACTATACAAGAAGTGTCTGATCAAGATTGGATGGCTATTTTACCACCAATTATTCGGTTTCATGCATATGCAGCTTATAA ATGTTACGAATATGATGTTAACACATTTGATCCGTTTTTAAATATGAAGCATTTTCATGagagcatttttaaaattgttaaaatatttttacaagacTCAGACAGAGCAACAGATAAACTTTGTTCAGAGATGGTATCTCTCTTGATTGTTACTAATTTAGGTGATTTTAATGTTCTTCAACAAGCTTTGCCGTTTATCACAAAGAA aaatactttgataaaaatgtcaatGGTATTATCGTTGAATATTATGAATGGTAATTTTGGACAGTTATTTGAAACATACAATACACTTCCAGCATTGCATCAGTGTGTTATTAGTGTACAATTACCAATGCTtagaaa GATCATATTAAAATCAATGTGTGCGGGTTTTAAttgcaaaaataattactttgcaATTTCAATCTTAACTAAAATGTTGCTGCACAATAAACCTCAAGAAACCATTAAAGAGTGTCAACATTACTGTTTAACTGTGATTGATAATAAAGTGGAATTATCTAAGTCGTCATTTAATAATGAAGTGGACGag ttaCATTTGAAAAAGAAGATTATATTCAATGTTAATGTATCAACCATagttcttaataattaa
- the LOC132922627 gene encoding SAC3 domain-containing protein 1-like isoform X3, with the protein MVKCFSRSAAGSSLNKPHILRPPSVLKNTISYLLNEILTITNIPFNIVYDFIDDRLNSIKQDATIQEVSDQDWMAILPPIIRFHAYAAYKCYEYDVNTFDPFLNMKHFHESIFKIVKIFLQDSDRATDKLCSEMVSLLIVTNLGDFNVLQQALPFITKKNTLIKMSMVLSLNIMNGNFGQLFETYNTLPALHQCVISVQLPMLRKIILKSMCAGFNCKNNYFAISILTKMLLHNKPQETIKECQHYCLTVIDNKVELSKSSFNNEVDELHLKKKIIFNVNVSTIVLNN; encoded by the exons atggttaaatgTTTTAGTCGTTCAGCTGCAGGTAGTTCATTAAACAAACCTCATATTTTAAGGCCGCCATCAGTTTTGAAGAATACCATATCATATCTTTTAAATGA AATACTCACAATTACTAATATACCGTTCaatattgtttatgattttattgatgaccgtttaaattctataaagcAAGATGCCACTATACAAGAAGTGTCTGATCAAGATTGGATGGCTATTTTACCACCAATTATTCGGTTTCATGCATATGCAGCTTATAA ATGTTACGAATATGATGTTAACACATTTGATCCGTTTTTAAATATGAAGCATTTTCATGagagcatttttaaaattgttaaaatatttttacaagacTCAGACAGAGCAACAGATAAACTTTGTTCAGAGATGGTATCTCTCTTGATTGTTACTAATTTAGGTGATTTTAATGTTCTTCAACAAGCTTTGCCGTTTATCACAAAGAA aaatactttgataaaaatgtcaatGGTATTATCGTTGAATATTATGAATGGTAATTTTGGACAGTTATTTGAAACATACAATACACTTCCAGCATTGCATCAGTGTGTTATTAGTGTACAATTACCAATGCTtagaaa GATCATATTAAAATCAATGTGTGCGGGTTTTAAttgcaaaaataattactttgcaATTTCAATCTTAACTAAAATGTTGCTGCACAATAAACCTCAAGAAACCATTAAAGAGTGTCAACATTACTGTTTAACTGTGATTGATAATAAAGTGGAATTATCTAAGTCGTCATTTAATAATGAAGTGGACGag ttaCATTTGAAAAAGAAGATTATATTCAATGTTAATGTATCAACCATagttcttaataattaa
- the LOC132922627 gene encoding SAC3 domain-containing protein 1-like isoform X2, producing the protein MDINNSPSLYPYYDPRRKSKKLVHQLECAPYKMVKCFSRSAAGSSLNKPHILRPPSVLKNTISYLLNEILTITNIPFNIVYDFIDDRLNSIKQDATIQEVSDQDWMAILPPIIRFHAYAAYKCYEYDVNTFDPFLNMKHFHESIFKIVKIFLQDSDRATDKLCSEMVSLLIVTNLGDFNVLQQALPFITKKNTLIKMSMVLSLNIMNGNFGQLFETYNTLPALHQCVISVQLPMLRKIILKSMCAGFNCKNNYFAISILTKMLLHNKPQETIKECQHYCLTVIDNKVELSKSSFNNEVDELHLKKKIIFNVNVSTIVLNN; encoded by the exons ATGGATATAAATAATTCGCCGTCGCTCTATCCGTATTATGATCCAAG gagaaaatcaaaaaaacttgTACACCAGTTAGAATGTGCCCcatataaaatggttaaatgTTTTAGTCGTTCAGCTGCAGGTAGTTCATTAAACAAACCTCATATTTTAAGGCCGCCATCAGTTTTGAAGAATACCATATCATATCTTTTAAATGA AATACTCACAATTACTAATATACCGTTCaatattgtttatgattttattgatgaccgtttaaattctataaagcAAGATGCCACTATACAAGAAGTGTCTGATCAAGATTGGATGGCTATTTTACCACCAATTATTCGGTTTCATGCATATGCAGCTTATAA ATGTTACGAATATGATGTTAACACATTTGATCCGTTTTTAAATATGAAGCATTTTCATGagagcatttttaaaattgttaaaatatttttacaagacTCAGACAGAGCAACAGATAAACTTTGTTCAGAGATGGTATCTCTCTTGATTGTTACTAATTTAGGTGATTTTAATGTTCTTCAACAAGCTTTGCCGTTTATCACAAAGAA aaatactttgataaaaatgtcaatGGTATTATCGTTGAATATTATGAATGGTAATTTTGGACAGTTATTTGAAACATACAATACACTTCCAGCATTGCATCAGTGTGTTATTAGTGTACAATTACCAATGCTtagaaa GATCATATTAAAATCAATGTGTGCGGGTTTTAAttgcaaaaataattactttgcaATTTCAATCTTAACTAAAATGTTGCTGCACAATAAACCTCAAGAAACCATTAAAGAGTGTCAACATTACTGTTTAACTGTGATTGATAATAAAGTGGAATTATCTAAGTCGTCATTTAATAATGAAGTGGACGag ttaCATTTGAAAAAGAAGATTATATTCAATGTTAATGTATCAACCATagttcttaataattaa